Proteins encoded together in one Vibrio lentus window:
- a CDS encoding ABC transporter transmembrane domain-containing protein has translation MQTEQFSQKINMADKCYLTFSTIISTLFGLVLPFSILIIFDRVLPNQAQDTLFLLFAIILISIFLDYHLKNQEEKISSVIMRQFETNLTNKVFQSICLAEISKFRRLEPGEYLERISTIPELKTFFGGESVRALINLAVSVITILIIGLINIWAGVTLLIASLILAIFAWSLSKQKIGSLQNKSDIEGLTTSKIIEIISSPLDIKARNMEYRVESLMTQMVEEREVENIKYEQIESNFGLILALIQQLSIACVVVVLATAVINMESSQGIMAAIIMLTNRYFAPYQQVMRTASRWELNKLHIQRIAELLELAASVEHQHETTEVERISVKYSEKQRIEFELGQTYLLTGKSGSGKTHLANCITRQNNDNKLDIMINDTPLSDVNYNVWRNSVLMVDKTSSFVEGTIIDNLTCFRPSLNNTAFALCETMNIKAQIDGLPAGFYTELKGHMRNPFSRQVGYALLLVRALLASKRVLIFDDIDCVFDEEFARVVLTSTAYRANDKILIIASNKMDKLNHRLKRVKLTGGDQ, from the coding sequence ATGCAAACTGAGCAGTTTTCTCAAAAGATCAATATGGCAGATAAGTGTTATCTGACTTTCTCTACGATAATTTCCACTCTATTTGGCTTGGTGCTGCCCTTCTCTATTCTGATCATTTTCGACCGAGTATTGCCCAACCAAGCACAAGATACCTTGTTCTTGCTGTTCGCGATTATCCTGATTTCTATCTTCCTCGACTACCACCTGAAAAATCAGGAAGAGAAGATATCTTCCGTCATCATGAGGCAGTTTGAGACCAACTTAACCAACAAGGTATTCCAATCCATCTGTTTGGCTGAGATCTCTAAATTTCGCCGCTTAGAACCGGGCGAATACCTCGAACGAATCTCAACCATTCCTGAACTGAAAACCTTCTTTGGTGGAGAATCGGTTCGAGCTCTGATAAACCTTGCCGTCAGCGTCATAACCATCCTCATCATCGGTCTCATCAACATATGGGCTGGCGTGACGCTTCTGATTGCCTCTCTGATCTTGGCCATTTTCGCTTGGAGCCTTTCTAAGCAAAAGATTGGCAGCTTACAGAACAAATCCGATATAGAGGGCTTAACGACGTCCAAGATCATTGAAATCATTTCTAGCCCGCTGGATATCAAAGCGCGAAACATGGAATACCGCGTTGAAAGCCTGATGACACAAATGGTCGAGGAACGTGAAGTTGAAAACATCAAATACGAACAGATTGAATCGAATTTTGGCTTGATCTTAGCGCTCATCCAACAACTCTCGATTGCTTGTGTTGTTGTGGTATTGGCGACAGCCGTGATCAATATGGAGTCAAGCCAAGGCATCATGGCCGCAATAATCATGCTGACCAACCGTTACTTTGCGCCCTACCAACAAGTGATGCGTACCGCGAGCCGTTGGGAGCTAAACAAACTCCATATACAGCGCATCGCCGAGCTTCTTGAACTGGCCGCGTCGGTTGAACATCAACATGAGACGACCGAAGTAGAACGTATTTCTGTTAAATATTCTGAAAAGCAGCGTATCGAATTCGAACTCGGACAAACCTATTTACTTACTGGGAAAAGTGGCTCCGGAAAGACCCACCTTGCTAACTGTATTACACGTCAGAACAATGATAACAAACTGGACATCATGATTAATGACACGCCTTTGAGTGACGTAAACTACAATGTTTGGCGTAACAGCGTACTGATGGTCGATAAAACAAGTTCATTCGTTGAAGGGACCATTATTGATAACCTGACGTGTTTCCGTCCAAGCTTGAATAACACGGCTTTCGCCTTATGTGAAACCATGAACATCAAGGCGCAAATTGACGGACTTCCTGCTGGTTTTTATACGGAACTCAAAGGGCACATGCGCAATCCATTCTCTCGCCAAGTTGGATATGCTCTGTTATTAGTCCGAGCCCTGCTCGCCAGTAAACGGGTATTGATATTCGACGATATAGATTGTGTCTTTGATGAGGAATTTGCGCGCGTCGTACTGACCAGTACCGCCTATCGTGCTAATGACAAAATCTTAATCATCGCCAGCAATAAGATGGACAAACTTAACCACCGCCTCAAACGCGTAAAACTTACCGGAGGTGACCAATGA
- a CDS encoding TolC family protein — MWRYRNLTSSIMAALAFSTIPSASATTLLEAVELGLQNSLSLRASDKGVEENEYNIGISRSKFLPSLNGAADTTWNENETLLSSVPDETSSYNSNSYSLSLSQSIFNLGDIFKYGTAKLDFNIEEIKHENKIQSTISEIGSQYFEYLKNNAQIKATKVELKSSETREHQMRRNVELGNTAASELYEVIAQKEGVSNRLRTLQKDRRVILNGLSIQIQYPITPSQDIYESVPLKEINESEQHSIMDQALKLNNDLLVAKKNVERSRRSLKESGTNFLPTVSLSASYRHDDANNYDKTDITATGESNSTSVGLNLALPILSGGSDYYGYQKSSTAIERTELLYQDSLYTTRNSVNTSVLNINDFSQSISSYENIIRANYASYKGIQRAYQLGTRTITDLLAAESKLFSALRDYESARYDYIIETIKLEQVKGVLSIQSIESIMQLMSDIEGRNNQELVPKHLLSTESLKTGGRNAN, encoded by the coding sequence ATGTGGCGGTACAGAAACTTAACTAGCAGCATTATGGCTGCGCTTGCATTCAGCACGATACCTTCTGCATCGGCGACGACCCTGCTTGAGGCGGTAGAACTCGGCCTGCAAAACAGCCTATCCCTTCGCGCCAGTGATAAAGGTGTGGAAGAGAACGAATACAACATTGGGATCAGCCGATCTAAGTTTCTTCCTTCACTCAATGGTGCAGCTGATACTACATGGAATGAGAATGAAACCTTGTTATCGAGCGTGCCCGATGAAACCTCCAGCTATAACTCAAACAGCTACAGCCTTTCCCTTTCCCAGTCGATATTCAATCTTGGTGATATTTTTAAATATGGCACGGCAAAACTCGACTTCAATATTGAAGAAATTAAACACGAGAACAAAATCCAAAGCACCATCTCTGAAATCGGCTCTCAATACTTCGAGTATTTGAAAAACAATGCGCAAATAAAAGCGACAAAGGTCGAGCTTAAATCGTCTGAGACTCGTGAGCATCAGATGCGACGCAATGTGGAGCTCGGCAATACAGCCGCCAGCGAGCTTTATGAAGTTATCGCTCAGAAAGAAGGTGTGTCGAATCGATTAAGAACCTTGCAGAAAGATCGCCGTGTCATTCTCAACGGACTATCCATTCAGATTCAGTACCCTATTACGCCATCACAAGATATATACGAAAGTGTGCCTTTAAAAGAGATAAACGAAAGCGAACAACACTCAATCATGGATCAAGCATTAAAGCTCAACAACGACTTGTTAGTGGCGAAGAAAAACGTCGAGAGAAGCCGTCGAAGCTTAAAAGAGAGCGGTACAAACTTCTTACCTACCGTGTCGCTTTCAGCCAGTTATCGTCACGATGACGCCAATAACTACGATAAAACCGATATCACTGCGACAGGCGAAAGCAACTCAACTAGCGTTGGCTTAAATCTAGCCTTGCCTATTTTGTCGGGTGGCTCTGATTACTACGGATATCAAAAATCATCGACGGCAATTGAACGTACCGAGCTGCTTTATCAAGATTCGCTTTACACCACCCGTAACAGCGTGAACACCTCTGTGCTCAACATTAACGATTTTTCGCAATCTATAAGCAGTTACGAGAACATCATTCGCGCCAACTATGCCTCTTACAAAGGCATTCAAAGGGCATACCAGTTAGGCACCCGTACGATCACCGATTTGCTTGCCGCAGAAAGTAAGCTCTTCAGCGCCTTAAGAGATTATGAAAGCGCACGATACGACTACATCATCGAAACCATCAAGCTTGAGCAAGTTAAGGGCGTGCTCTCGATTCAATCGATAGAAAGCATCATGCAATTGATGAGTGATATCGAAGGGCGAAACAATCAAGAATTAGTGCCTAAACACCTTCTCTCAACGGAGTCGTTGAAAACAGGAGGTCGTAATGCAAACTGA
- a CDS encoding ATP-binding response regulator, with protein sequence MSGKPSYNISVPALRLSILFSVVLAALAFYLYFSWSKVDSVAQVQSAPLLIQAQKLNQTIEQDIQTLQQCLSTDTCGINEFNLVNLKREIDEFRSLASLNKTEFSLVGATEYTQLELAINRFSDSTKTRNDVLDLYLSLTNNYLQMDDNYRTMFNNHASDLMSEKNEFFIWLFMVVVILAVITVLSNSVAMLKLKKSSSNEREIDYEFDALYQELKQLDLQRLEELLNEVSINPKQRQIYSHLKLIFSKLEDQKRNNDLYKQLYALIGYEIRGITNTINGGVQYLVQETDENGVLMAKDITSACSTLSELAENYNRLISQGTESKSKEFSLLSVLSELMIHISAKVQRNESQLDCFISDNLPNRVEGQSTSLFWILFLQLSNAIQLKSNKKLFVTIESGAASDMENTRVTINLNFLSTLDVSVAKLNKLHWSDHKHHTANTDDLAKSVLKDYGYYESHWFQSGTQERFQIELDLKAKNFHTEKTRFDGKRLLLCANTQVRIDVMKKMLSNLGLDITEIRTANELFSAAKTFGEYDAIMLTDTFEPNKLPSLSKTVKSQLKNHPNTKLLLSVTNTQHAQECHSFVDKIINSPAIPYEFIPNLLTIMEAEASEEQMENSSFLIVEDDRVQQILLKRILTKQEYEPDTVGDGADAVEHFMNKRSDIIFMDCIMPGMGGIEATKRIRQFEQENEKNPCTIIGATALTSSNEHQACIEAGMDYVISKPYKSDQIIKVINKYVAVQKLN encoded by the coding sequence ATGAGCGGAAAACCTTCTTATAACATTTCCGTACCAGCTCTACGTCTGAGCATATTGTTCAGCGTCGTACTGGCGGCGCTCGCTTTCTATTTATACTTTTCTTGGTCAAAAGTAGATTCGGTCGCTCAAGTGCAAAGCGCCCCACTTCTAATACAAGCCCAGAAGCTTAATCAGACCATCGAACAAGATATTCAAACTCTACAGCAGTGCTTAAGTACCGACACTTGTGGTATTAACGAATTCAATCTAGTTAACTTGAAGCGTGAAATAGATGAATTTAGATCGCTAGCCTCTTTGAACAAAACTGAGTTCAGCTTGGTTGGCGCGACTGAATACACCCAACTTGAATTAGCTATCAATCGCTTTTCCGACAGCACTAAAACACGCAACGACGTACTCGACTTATACCTGTCACTGACGAACAACTACCTACAAATGGACGACAACTACCGCACCATGTTCAACAACCATGCGAGCGACTTGATGTCAGAGAAAAACGAGTTCTTTATCTGGTTGTTTATGGTGGTCGTGATACTGGCAGTAATCACGGTCCTATCGAATTCAGTTGCTATGTTGAAGCTGAAGAAATCCAGCTCTAATGAACGAGAAATCGACTATGAGTTCGATGCTCTCTATCAAGAGCTGAAACAACTCGACTTGCAAAGACTCGAAGAGCTTCTGAATGAAGTGAGCATCAATCCGAAGCAACGCCAGATCTACTCTCACCTCAAACTGATCTTCAGTAAATTAGAAGACCAAAAGCGTAATAACGACCTCTACAAACAACTGTATGCACTAATCGGCTATGAGATTCGCGGAATCACCAACACCATCAATGGTGGTGTCCAATATCTGGTGCAAGAAACCGATGAAAACGGCGTATTGATGGCGAAGGATATTACCTCAGCATGTAGTACCTTATCTGAGTTAGCAGAAAACTATAACCGTTTGATTTCACAGGGTACGGAAAGCAAGTCGAAGGAATTCTCGCTACTAAGCGTGTTGTCTGAATTGATGATTCATATCAGCGCCAAAGTTCAGAGGAACGAAAGTCAACTCGACTGCTTTATCTCTGATAATTTGCCGAATCGAGTGGAGGGCCAATCCACCAGCTTGTTCTGGATATTGTTCCTGCAGCTCTCTAACGCCATCCAACTTAAATCAAACAAGAAGTTGTTCGTGACAATAGAGTCTGGCGCAGCTTCGGATATGGAAAATACACGTGTCACCATCAACCTTAATTTCCTTTCAACGTTAGATGTCTCTGTTGCCAAGCTCAATAAGCTCCATTGGAGCGATCATAAACACCATACCGCTAACACAGACGACTTAGCGAAAAGCGTATTAAAAGATTACGGGTATTACGAAAGTCACTGGTTCCAATCAGGTACACAGGAACGTTTTCAGATCGAGCTTGATCTCAAGGCGAAGAATTTCCATACAGAGAAAACACGCTTTGACGGCAAGCGTTTACTGCTTTGCGCCAATACACAAGTCCGTATCGATGTAATGAAGAAAATGCTCAGTAACTTGGGGCTTGATATCACTGAAATCCGCACTGCAAATGAGTTATTTTCAGCGGCGAAGACCTTTGGTGAGTACGATGCCATCATGCTGACCGATACATTTGAACCCAACAAGCTGCCATCACTGAGCAAAACGGTGAAATCCCAACTTAAGAATCATCCAAATACCAAGCTGTTGCTGTCTGTAACCAATACTCAGCATGCACAAGAGTGTCACAGCTTCGTCGATAAGATCATCAACTCCCCTGCGATTCCTTATGAGTTTATTCCGAACTTACTCACCATTATGGAAGCAGAAGCATCAGAAGAGCAGATGGAAAACAGTTCATTCCTTATCGTGGAGGATGACCGAGTTCAACAGATCTTACTTAAACGAATTTTGACCAAACAAGAGTATGAACCAGACACGGTTGGTGATGGTGCCGACGCAGTTGAGCACTTCATGAATAAACGTTCTGACATCATCTTCATGGACTGCATTATGCCGGGTATGGGCGGCATTGAAGCGACCAAACGCATTCGCCAGTTTGAACAAGAGAACGAGAAAAACCCTTGTACCATCATAGGGGCAACCGCATTGACCAGCAGTAACGAACACCAGGCTTGTATTGAAGCCGGAATGGATTACGTGATCAGCAAACCTTACAAAAGCGACCAAATCATCAAGGTGATCAACAAGTATGTGGCGGTACAGAAACTTAACTAG
- a CDS encoding HlyD family type I secretion periplasmic adaptor subunit yields the protein MSNNQIEHHLRKALVSNNEASKVTADDTIVLASAMTSVHKTLLIIFLLALVAIAVASQARIDIVVSVRGELLLESDVEKVQHLEGGILEELLVRKGEVVYEGQPIARIRSLDRNTQLDTVNTEIIQLELDKIRYESLRDMVEPNFASYIEKYPEQVQVNMNTWQQEFSKNRSNEELITHDIKHKNSLIGSMLKRRKSSENQLSLIRKQLNIKNTLYKEEMASYVDVLNMKVQESNMVREIENLDESVMNERFQLDKLEKQHRDLVENRNSEYQAQIIQANKDLKLKRILQPQHSDKVDRLIVYSPVDGVVDKLHFNFRSAVIPPGESIADIAPINNSLHGEAKIPRKDMGFVEIGQAVKVKMDTYNFAKYGFVEGTIASISRSSYEEEDAEFYLAEIEIDRNFLERGGTQYKLSPYMEFTADVKTGSRRVIEYAAKPVMSAIEDAFDER from the coding sequence ATGAGCAATAACCAAATAGAGCATCACCTCAGAAAAGCGCTCGTTTCTAACAACGAGGCTTCCAAGGTCACAGCAGATGACACCATCGTGCTTGCAAGTGCGATGACCAGCGTTCACAAGACGTTGCTCATCATTTTTCTACTTGCTTTGGTGGCTATCGCCGTGGCGTCACAAGCACGCATCGACATTGTCGTTTCTGTACGTGGCGAGCTGTTACTAGAGTCTGATGTTGAGAAAGTTCAACACCTAGAAGGCGGTATTCTGGAAGAGCTGTTAGTGAGAAAAGGGGAAGTTGTGTATGAAGGCCAGCCTATTGCTCGAATCCGCTCACTCGACCGTAACACCCAACTCGATACAGTGAACACCGAAATCATTCAGCTGGAACTCGATAAAATTCGTTATGAAAGCTTGCGTGACATGGTCGAACCAAACTTTGCTTCTTACATCGAAAAGTACCCAGAACAAGTTCAAGTCAACATGAATACGTGGCAGCAAGAGTTCTCGAAGAACCGCTCCAACGAAGAGCTGATCACTCACGATATTAAACACAAAAACTCTCTGATTGGATCAATGCTAAAGCGTCGCAAAAGCTCAGAGAACCAACTCTCGCTCATTCGCAAACAACTCAACATCAAAAACACGCTTTATAAAGAAGAGATGGCGTCCTATGTCGACGTTCTAAATATGAAAGTACAAGAATCCAATATGGTTCGTGAGATTGAAAACCTTGATGAGTCCGTCATGAACGAACGTTTCCAGCTCGACAAACTCGAAAAACAACATCGAGACTTGGTAGAGAACCGCAACTCTGAGTACCAAGCACAAATCATTCAGGCCAATAAAGACCTCAAACTGAAACGGATCTTACAACCACAACATTCCGATAAGGTAGATCGCTTAATCGTCTACTCACCAGTGGATGGTGTGGTCGACAAATTACACTTCAACTTCCGTTCTGCGGTAATACCACCCGGCGAGAGTATCGCTGATATTGCACCAATCAATAACTCCCTACACGGTGAAGCGAAAATTCCGCGTAAAGACATGGGGTTTGTCGAAATTGGCCAAGCGGTAAAAGTAAAAATGGATACTTACAACTTCGCAAAATATGGATTTGTTGAGGGAACCATCGCCTCAATTAGCCGTTCATCATACGAAGAAGAAGATGCCGAATTCTATTTGGCAGAAATTGAGATTGATCGAAATTTTCTTGAGCGAGGAGGCACTCAATACAAATTATCACCTTATATGGAATTTACCGCCGACGTAAAAACAGGCTCGCGTCGCGTGATCGAATACGCAGCAAAACCGGTGATGTCAGCCATCGAAGATGCATTCGATGAGAGGTAA